A region of Rattus rattus isolate New Zealand chromosome 7, Rrattus_CSIRO_v1, whole genome shotgun sequence DNA encodes the following proteins:
- the LOC116905585 gene encoding zinc finger protein 431-like, producing MLETYWILTAIGYNWEDDYIKEHFQSSRRHVEKPYNCNQYGKAFTCHYSLQIHKRSHTGEKPYECKQCHKTFAYQSNLQIHKRTHIGEKSYG from the coding sequence atgctggagacctacTGGATTCTCACAGCTATAGGCTACAATTGGGAAGATGACTATATTAAAGAACACTTTCAAAGTTCTAGAAGACATGTAGAGAAACCATATAATTGTAACCAGTATGGTAAAGCCTTTACATGTCATTAtagtctccaaatacataaaagaagccatactggagagaaaccctatgaatgtaagcaATGTCATAAGACCTTTGCATATCAAAGTAATctccaaattcataaaagaacacacattggaGAGAAATCCTATGGATAA